In uncultured Bacteroides sp., one genomic interval encodes:
- a CDS encoding DEAD/DEAH box helicase: MMRTDFLPDIRVFSSLRNIKVTDTIDGYIRTITLFVLFKFNRYIFYIKQRSYLCGELRNKLSMLKLIVGITRHLNLGTLLIPYIVKAESEEIIQVEEQATSSSLSDKSLTEAEKEIIALSLCYSEKNLMEVYSKEKTVSAFLRKLTDEKLRDNIRPYIDKKQIEIIQLIRLNKIPLYYKELGKKVLYNHSKIKLTDKDAEVFFNFKSTDQLFSYSITCKTDGNPLILTDKKPVIIVTYQPACILAKDELLTFRDIEASRLLPFFNKNSVEVPALMTGKYMEQIVIPAVERFQVEASGFDIIKDVTRQKAVLTIEKSVVQQPLLKLRFEYDDHLFTPEDSIQKKYARMDECNGKYTIRYYTRDSKWEKKCVEELKKLGLKQFSNSQFQLSEEASQRNLISWIGANKESLQKMFELSQSETGSNYYLGEISLKQEISAQPDWFDIQIRVQIGNYQFSFIHFKKYIVKGIREFILPDGNIALLPEEWFEKYSELFTLGTKQDEGIRIQKANFRLLDSIEGVEICKELKKLQLEYINKKEYPIPTKIRATLRAYQKEGFWWMLHLWENNFGGCLADDMGLGKTLQTITMLQYLYNPSETETKEEVSPSANIYSADKSGQFSLFGDNQTEVFICENSIADVSKADSPEVTESISDIKSAPVTEAEVASKAVLVTEQRPASLVVVPTSLLHNWLREIKKFSSLSTYEYSGTGRLRSKSIKRIFNHYNIILTTYGVLRNDIELFEDYPFECVILDESQAIKNPDSVTYHSVVRLKAKHRLVLTGTPIENSLKDLWAQFNFINPGMLGSSESFRNNFITPITKEGNIRKEANLQQLIKPFFLRRTKNHVAPELPSLTEEVLYCEMSPEQEETYKKEKNILRNALLEISNKENLQKNSFIALQGMTRLRLMANHPRMLMPEYSFTSGKMEQILEAYEMLMSEGHKVLIFSSFVKYLHLLGEAFDRKGWRYALLTGQTTDREKEINRFNNEKEIFAFFISLKAGGVGLNLTEADYVFIIDPWWNPAAEMQAVSRAHRIGQTKQVIVYRFITSNTIEEKILQLQEKKSKLAKSFITTNNPLKSFNDKEWKELFNVLLLSD; this comes from the coding sequence ATGATGAGAACAGATTTTTTGCCTGATATTCGTGTATTTTCATCTCTTAGAAATATTAAAGTAACAGATACTATTGATGGTTATATTAGAACAATTACTTTGTTCGTATTGTTTAAATTCAATCGTTACATTTTTTATATAAAACAAAGGAGTTATCTTTGTGGTGAATTAAGAAATAAACTTTCCATGTTGAAATTGATAGTAGGCATTACCCGCCATCTGAATTTAGGTACACTTTTGATTCCTTATATTGTTAAAGCAGAATCTGAAGAGATTATCCAGGTGGAGGAACAAGCAACATCTTCCTCTCTGTCCGATAAATCTCTAACCGAGGCTGAAAAAGAAATAATCGCACTCTCATTATGCTATTCAGAGAAAAACTTAATGGAAGTTTATTCAAAAGAAAAAACGGTTTCAGCTTTTCTCCGTAAACTAACAGATGAGAAGCTCAGGGATAATATACGGCCTTATATAGATAAAAAACAGATAGAAATTATCCAGTTAATCCGGTTGAATAAAATCCCTCTGTATTACAAAGAATTAGGAAAAAAGGTTCTATACAACCACAGCAAAATTAAACTAACAGATAAAGATGCTGAAGTTTTTTTTAATTTCAAATCAACAGATCAGCTCTTCAGCTATTCAATTACCTGCAAAACAGATGGGAATCCTCTAATCTTAACTGATAAAAAACCTGTTATTATTGTTACATATCAGCCAGCATGTATTTTAGCTAAGGATGAATTGCTGACATTCAGAGATATTGAAGCTTCACGCCTACTTCCTTTCTTTAATAAGAATTCGGTAGAGGTGCCAGCTTTAATGACTGGTAAGTACATGGAACAAATAGTTATTCCAGCAGTAGAGCGCTTTCAGGTTGAAGCATCCGGGTTTGATATTATTAAAGATGTAACCAGACAAAAAGCTGTTCTGACAATTGAAAAATCAGTAGTACAACAGCCATTATTAAAACTCCGTTTTGAATACGATGATCACTTATTCACACCAGAGGATTCAATACAAAAGAAGTACGCAAGAATGGATGAATGTAACGGAAAGTACACCATCCGTTACTATACCCGTGATAGTAAATGGGAGAAAAAATGTGTTGAGGAGCTTAAAAAACTGGGACTAAAACAATTTAGTAATTCTCAGTTTCAATTATCAGAGGAAGCGTCACAAAGAAATCTTATCAGTTGGATTGGTGCAAATAAGGAGTCGCTTCAGAAGATGTTTGAACTTAGCCAGTCGGAAACAGGTTCAAACTATTATCTGGGAGAGATTTCTCTCAAACAAGAAATCAGTGCTCAGCCCGACTGGTTCGATATACAGATAAGAGTGCAGATAGGAAATTATCAGTTTTCTTTTATTCACTTTAAAAAATATATCGTCAAAGGAATCCGTGAATTCATTCTTCCTGATGGTAATATAGCCTTACTCCCTGAAGAGTGGTTTGAGAAATACAGCGAACTTTTTACTCTGGGAACTAAACAAGATGAAGGAATCAGAATACAAAAAGCTAATTTTAGACTTCTGGATAGTATAGAAGGAGTAGAAATATGTAAAGAGCTTAAAAAGTTACAGTTAGAATATATAAATAAAAAAGAATACCCTATTCCAACAAAAATAAGAGCTACCCTTCGCGCATATCAGAAAGAAGGATTCTGGTGGATGCTACATTTATGGGAAAATAACTTTGGAGGTTGCCTTGCCGACGATATGGGATTAGGTAAAACTTTACAAACCATCACTATGTTACAGTATCTGTATAATCCATCAGAAACTGAAACGAAAGAAGAAGTTTCTCCATCAGCCAATATTTATAGTGCCGACAAGTCGGGACAATTTTCATTATTTGGAGATAATCAGACAGAGGTTTTTATTTGCGAAAATAGTATAGCCGATGTTTCAAAAGCAGACTCACCGGAAGTTACTGAATCTATTTCAGACATAAAATCTGCGCCTGTTACAGAAGCCGAAGTAGCAAGCAAAGCAGTTCTTGTTACCGAACAACGTCCTGCTTCACTGGTAGTTGTACCAACATCTCTGCTTCACAATTGGTTAAGGGAAATAAAGAAATTCAGTTCTTTAAGCACCTACGAATATTCCGGTACAGGCAGATTAAGAAGCAAAAGCATTAAACGCATATTCAATCACTACAATATTATTCTCACCACATACGGAGTACTCAGAAATGACATTGAACTATTCGAGGACTATCCGTTTGAGTGTGTTATACTTGATGAAAGTCAGGCTATCAAAAACCCGGATTCTGTAACCTATCACTCGGTAGTCCGTCTAAAGGCAAAGCATCGATTGGTGCTGACAGGTACTCCTATTGAGAACTCACTGAAAGATCTTTGGGCGCAATTTAACTTCATAAATCCGGGAATGCTAGGTAGTTCTGAGAGTTTCAGGAATAATTTCATCACTCCTATTACAAAAGAGGGTAATATCAGGAAAGAAGCTAATCTTCAACAACTTATAAAACCATTCTTCCTGCGAAGAACAAAGAATCATGTTGCACCTGAACTTCCTTCGCTTACAGAAGAGGTGCTTTATTGTGAAATGTCTCCTGAACAAGAAGAAACTTATAAAAAGGAGAAGAACATATTACGAAATGCTCTGCTGGAGATCAGCAACAAGGAAAATCTGCAGAAGAACAGTTTCATTGCTCTGCAAGGAATGACCCGCCTGCGCTTAATGGCTAACCATCCACGTATGCTAATGCCCGAATATTCTTTTACTTCGGGAAAAATGGAACAGATTCTTGAAGCTTATGAAATGCTAATGAGTGAAGGACACAAAGTTCTTATCTTTTCATCTTTCGTAAAATATCTCCATTTGCTAGGCGAAGCTTTCGACCGAAAAGGCTGGCGCTATGCGCTGCTCACCGGACAAACAACCGACAGGGAAAAAGAGATTAATCGTTTTAATAACGAAAAAGAGATATTTGCCTTCTTTATATCTCTTAAAGCTGGCGGCGTAGGCCTTAACCTAACCGAAGCTGATTATGTATTTATTATAGATCCCTGGTGGAATCCGGCTGCAGAGATGCAGGCAGTGAGTCGCGCACATCGCATCGGACAAACCAAACAAGTTATTGTTTATCGGTTTATTACCAGTAACACGATAGAAGAAAAGATTCTCCAACTTCAGGAAAAGAAAAGTAAGCTGGCAAAAAGCTTCATAACAACTAACAATCCTTTAAAATCGTTCAACGACAAAGAGTGGAAAGAACTATTTAATGTTTTACTGTTATCCGATTAA
- a CDS encoding GH92 family glycosyl hydrolase → MKNDIKILIILAVILCWIGKPITVLANTKDFDPVEYVNPLIGSQSTYELSTGNTYPAIALPWGMNFWVPQTGKMGDGWAYMYTANKIRGFKQTHQPSPWINDYGQFSIMPVVGSPVFNEEKRASWFSHKSEVAKPYYYKAYLADHDVVTEIAPTERAAIFRFTFPQNDSSFVVIDAFDKGSYIKIIPGENKIIGYTTKNSRGVPDNFKNYFVITFDKPFTYKYTFADGALKTAQEQTADHVGAVIGFKTTKGELVHARVASSFISFEQAALNLKEVGNDSFDQVAAKGKAEWNKALSKIEVEGGSLDQYRTFYSCMYRSLLFPRKFYELDATGKIVHYSPFNGQVLAGYMYTDSGFWDTFRCLFPFLNLMYPSANKEIQEGLINTYKESGFFPEWASPGHRGCMVGNNSASILVDAYMKGVKVADLETLYKGLIHGTENVHPTVSSTGRLGYEYYNKLGYVPYDVKINENAARTLEYAYDDWCIYKLAKELKRPKKEIDLFAKRAMNYKNLFDKETKLMRGKNADGKFMAPFSPLKWGDAFTEGNSWHYTWSVFHDPQGLIDLMGGKDAFVNMLDSVFAVPPVFDASYYGQVIHEIREMQIMNMGNYAHGNQPIQHMIYMYNYAGQPWKAQYWLREVMNRMYTSNPDGYCGDEDNGQTSAWYVFSSLGFYPVCPGTDEYVLGAPLFKKATIKFDNGNTMVINAPDNSAENRYVETMTLNGKNYTKNYLKHADLQNGGEINIRMSETPNKQRGIQKEDFPYSFSVNEKK, encoded by the coding sequence ATGAAGAACGATATCAAAATTTTAATTATACTTGCTGTAATATTGTGTTGGATTGGGAAACCAATCACTGTTTTAGCAAATACAAAGGATTTTGATCCTGTGGAGTACGTGAATCCATTGATTGGCAGCCAGTCTACTTATGAGTTATCAACCGGTAATACCTATCCTGCCATAGCCCTTCCCTGGGGAATGAACTTTTGGGTTCCTCAGACAGGTAAGATGGGCGATGGATGGGCGTACATGTATACGGCCAATAAAATTCGTGGTTTTAAGCAAACTCATCAACCCAGTCCATGGATTAATGATTATGGTCAGTTTTCAATTATGCCAGTGGTTGGTTCACCTGTCTTTAATGAAGAGAAGCGTGCCAGCTGGTTTTCGCATAAATCAGAGGTAGCAAAGCCTTACTACTACAAAGCTTATCTTGCCGATCATGATGTAGTTACAGAGATTGCACCAACCGAACGTGCAGCAATCTTCCGTTTCACTTTTCCTCAGAATGATAGCTCCTTTGTGGTAATTGATGCTTTCGATAAAGGATCTTATATTAAAATTATCCCCGGAGAGAATAAGATTATCGGTTATACCACCAAGAACAGTAGGGGAGTACCCGATAACTTTAAAAACTATTTTGTCATAACGTTCGATAAACCGTTTACTTACAAATACACTTTTGCCGATGGTGCATTAAAAACAGCCCAGGAGCAAACAGCCGACCATGTAGGAGCTGTAATCGGATTTAAAACAACAAAAGGTGAACTTGTTCATGCTAGAGTTGCCTCTTCATTTATCAGTTTCGAGCAAGCTGCACTTAATTTAAAGGAGGTGGGTAATGATAGCTTTGATCAGGTTGCTGCCAAAGGTAAGGCAGAGTGGAATAAAGCATTAAGCAAAATTGAAGTAGAGGGTGGTTCGTTGGACCAATACCGCACGTTCTACTCCTGTATGTACCGCTCTTTACTCTTCCCTCGTAAGTTTTATGAACTGGATGCAACCGGAAAAATAGTACATTACAGTCCGTTTAATGGTCAGGTGCTAGCCGGATACATGTATACCGACTCCGGTTTCTGGGATACTTTCCGTTGCCTGTTCCCATTCCTTAATTTGATGTATCCATCAGCAAACAAGGAAATTCAGGAAGGGCTTATCAATACTTATAAAGAAAGCGGATTCTTCCCCGAATGGGCTAGCCCCGGTCATCGTGGCTGCATGGTAGGAAATAATTCTGCTTCCATATTGGTAGATGCTTATATGAAAGGTGTTAAGGTGGCCGATCTTGAAACCCTGTATAAAGGACTTATTCATGGAACAGAGAATGTTCATCCAACAGTATCTTCAACCGGTCGTTTGGGATATGAATATTACAACAAACTGGGCTATGTACCTTATGACGTTAAGATAAACGAGAATGCTGCACGTACGCTTGAATATGCTTATGACGACTGGTGCATCTATAAACTGGCCAAAGAACTGAAACGTCCGAAGAAAGAGATAGACTTGTTTGCCAAACGAGCTATGAATTATAAGAATCTGTTTGATAAAGAAACCAAGCTGATGCGCGGAAAGAATGCCGATGGTAAGTTTATGGCTCCTTTCTCTCCGCTGAAGTGGGGAGATGCTTTCACCGAAGGAAACAGCTGGCATTACACCTGGTCGGTATTTCATGACCCACAAGGCCTGATTGATCTGATGGGTGGCAAGGATGCATTTGTAAACATGCTCGATTCTGTGTTTGCCGTTCCACCAGTGTTCGATGCAAGCTACTACGGACAGGTTATTCATGAAATCCGTGAGATGCAGATTATGAATATGGGTAATTACGCTCACGGCAATCAACCAATCCAGCACATGATTTATATGTATAACTATGCCGGTCAGCCGTGGAAAGCACAATACTGGTTGCGCGAAGTGATGAACCGCATGTACACCTCCAATCCCGATGGCTATTGTGGTGACGAGGACAACGGACAAACCTCTGCCTGGTATGTCTTCTCTTCTTTGGGATTCTATCCTGTATGCCCCGGAACAGACGAATACGTATTAGGTGCACCGTTATTCAAGAAAGCAACCATTAAGTTTGATAATGGAAACACGATGGTAATCAATGCACCTGATAATAGTGCAGAGAACCGTTATGTTGAAACTATGACACTCAATGGCAAAAACTATACAAAGAATTACCTGAAGCATGCCGATTTACAAAACGGAGGAGAGATCAATATTCGTATGAGTGAAACGCCCAATAAGCAACGCGGTATTCAAAAAGAGGATTTTCCTTACTCGTTTTCAGTTAATGAAAAGAAGTAA
- a CDS encoding nucleobase:cation symporter-2 family protein, giving the protein MDIQTETAKEKSTPTASSDLIYGLDERPPFKDALFAALQHLLAIFVGIITPPLIICGALKTDLATTGFMVSMALFASGLSTIIQCRKFGPLGCGLLCIQGTSFSFIGPIITAGMQGGLPLIFGCCMAASPVEMIVSRTFKYMRHIITPLVSGIVVLLIGLSLVKVGIVSCGGGYAAMDNGTFGSFENIGIAAIVLLSVMFFNRCKNKYLRMGSIVLGLILGYAVAFALGKVDLSKAMTTDIWAFNIPMPFKFGLDFDISVFIALALIYLITAIEATGDVTANSMISGEPIEGDLYLKRVSGGVLADGFNSCLAGVFNSFPNSIFAQNNGIIQLTGVASRYVGYYIAAMLILLGLFPIVGIVFSLMPDPVLGGATLLMFGTVAASGIRIISSQTIDRKASLVLAVSLAIGLGVELMPNILEQAPQAIKSIFSSGITTGGLTAILANALIHVKEGNEERK; this is encoded by the coding sequence ATGGATATTCAGACAGAAACAGCAAAAGAGAAGAGCACTCCGACTGCATCTTCAGACTTAATTTACGGACTCGACGAGCGTCCACCGTTTAAAGATGCTTTATTTGCGGCGCTTCAGCACTTATTAGCTATCTTCGTAGGTATAATTACCCCTCCTCTGATTATTTGCGGAGCCTTAAAAACTGATCTTGCAACTACAGGATTTATGGTTTCAATGGCTCTTTTTGCCTCTGGATTATCCACGATTATACAATGTAGGAAGTTTGGTCCACTCGGATGCGGCTTGCTATGCATTCAGGGAACCAGTTTTTCATTCATTGGTCCTATTATTACTGCCGGAATGCAAGGTGGTCTTCCTCTTATATTTGGATGCTGCATGGCAGCTTCGCCTGTTGAAATGATTGTTAGCCGCACCTTTAAATACATGAGACACATCATTACTCCTCTTGTGTCCGGAATTGTAGTGTTACTTATCGGATTAAGCCTTGTAAAAGTGGGTATCGTATCTTGCGGTGGAGGTTATGCTGCAATGGATAACGGAACATTTGGAAGTTTTGAAAATATAGGGATTGCCGCTATTGTATTATTAAGCGTTATGTTTTTCAACCGCTGCAAAAACAAATACCTTCGAATGGGATCAATAGTTTTAGGATTAATCCTTGGATACGCTGTTGCTTTTGCCTTGGGTAAAGTAGATCTTTCAAAAGCAATGACAACAGATATATGGGCATTCAACATTCCTATGCCTTTCAAATTTGGTTTGGATTTTGACATTTCCGTGTTCATCGCTTTGGCATTGATTTATCTTATTACAGCTATAGAAGCAACCGGAGATGTTACTGCCAATTCAATGATTTCAGGTGAGCCAATTGAAGGCGACCTTTACCTTAAACGTGTTTCGGGAGGTGTTTTGGCCGATGGTTTCAACTCTTGCCTTGCTGGAGTATTCAATTCATTCCCAAATTCAATTTTCGCACAAAACAATGGAATTATTCAATTAACCGGAGTTGCCAGTCGTTATGTGGGTTACTATATTGCAGCTATGCTCATTTTACTTGGTTTATTTCCTATTGTGGGTATAGTCTTTTCATTAATGCCCGATCCAGTATTAGGAGGAGCAACATTATTAATGTTTGGTACTGTAGCAGCATCCGGAATTCGAATTATTTCATCACAGACTATAGACCGGAAAGCTTCTTTAGTTTTAGCAGTAAGTCTTGCTATAGGTTTGGGTGTAGAGCTGATGCCTAATATTCTGGAACAGGCACCTCAAGCTATTAAGTCAATATTCTCATCAGGTATAACAACCGGTGGATTAACTGCAATTCTTGCAAATGCTTTAATTCACGTAAAAGAGGGAAATGAAGAAAGAAAATAA
- the xpt gene encoding xanthine phosphoribosyltransferase, which yields MDILKKRILQDGKCYEGGILKVDSFINHQMDPMLMHKIAQEFVTRFKNEHINKVVTIEASGIAPAIMVGYLMQLPVVFVKKKQPKTMENMLTTTVHSFTKDRDYTVCISNNFLTPEDHVLFIDDFLAYGNAALGMIDLINKSGATLSGMGFIIEKAFQDGGKILREKDVHVESLAIIDDLSNCEIKIR from the coding sequence ATGGATATATTAAAGAAACGCATTCTGCAAGATGGCAAATGCTATGAAGGCGGAATTTTAAAAGTAGACAGTTTTATAAATCATCAGATGGACCCCATGCTGATGCATAAAATAGCTCAGGAATTTGTTACCCGTTTTAAAAACGAGCACATAAATAAGGTAGTAACAATTGAAGCCAGCGGAATAGCTCCAGCTATTATGGTAGGGTATTTAATGCAGCTTCCTGTTGTTTTTGTAAAGAAGAAACAGCCTAAAACTATGGAAAATATGCTTACTACAACAGTGCATTCTTTCACTAAAGATCGCGATTACACTGTTTGCATAAGCAACAACTTCCTTACGCCTGAGGATCATGTTCTATTTATAGACGACTTCCTTGCATACGGAAATGCAGCCTTAGGTATGATTGACCTGATTAACAAATCTGGTGCTACCCTTAGTGGAATGGGATTTATCATTGAAAAAGCATTCCAGGACGGAGGAAAAATTCTTCGCGAGAAAGATGTTCATGTAGAGTCTTTAGCTATTATCGATGATTTATCTAATTGCGAAATAAAGATCAGATAA
- a CDS encoding GH92 family glycosyl hydrolase translates to MKCFKFIALFCFSFMMTLYSEAQQEKKNVVDYVNPYMGNISHLLVPTYPTIHLPNSMLRVCPERGDFTSDVIKGLPLVITSHRGSSAFNLSPVQGDESILEPVTSFSYDNEKIKPYYYEVYLDEQQTKICYAPSHQSAVYKLIFSQDRPIYLVLNSKDGGLKVKGNTVSGFQNLANNTKVYLYLETKQIPEKTGAYKNNKLNTSISSAEGENACVVLAFGNKEQIVNVRYGISFISEEQAKKNLYREIKDYDVDAIAQAGRDIWNKALGKIDISDENENNKKIFYTSIYRCFERPVNISEDGCYYSAFDGAIHEDDGRPFFTDDWIWDTYRANHPLRVLIDPVSETNIIRSYINMAEQMGNLWMPTFPEITGDSRRMNSNHAVATVIDGYLKGLNDFDLEKAYEACKRGIQEKTLAPWSGKPAGWLDAFYKEHGYIPALAKGEEETVPEVNTFEKRQPIAVTLGTSYDEWCLSQIAKTLNKKADYEYFLKSSFNYRNVFNPKTKFFHPKDKDGNFIEPFDYRFSGGMGAREYYGENNGWIYRWDVQHNIADLIHLMGGDKAFNNALDSMFSEPLGRSKFAFYAQLPDHTGNVGQFSMANEPSLHIPYLYNYSGEPWKTQKRIRTLIKEWFRNDLMGVPGDEDGGGMSAFVVFSMLGFYPVTPGLPAYNIGSPMFKKVLLTLGNKKVLEIEAINCSEENKYIQSATLNGKSWDKPWFNHSDIANGGKLVLIMGNKANKIWGSLKSGTPPSVGLNK, encoded by the coding sequence ATGAAATGCTTTAAATTTATAGCCTTGTTTTGTTTTTCTTTTATGATGACTTTATACAGTGAAGCCCAACAAGAAAAGAAAAACGTCGTTGATTATGTTAATCCATATATGGGCAACATAAGTCATTTGTTAGTACCTACTTATCCAACAATTCATTTGCCTAACAGTATGCTACGGGTATGCCCGGAAAGAGGTGATTTTACAAGTGATGTTATCAAAGGATTACCTCTGGTGATAACTAGCCATCGGGGAAGTTCTGCTTTCAACCTTAGTCCGGTTCAGGGAGATGAATCAATATTAGAGCCTGTAACTTCATTTAGTTATGACAATGAGAAAATCAAGCCATATTATTATGAAGTCTATTTAGATGAACAGCAAACAAAAATATGTTATGCTCCTTCACATCAATCGGCTGTTTATAAATTGATTTTTTCTCAGGATAGACCAATTTATTTAGTCTTAAATTCGAAAGATGGAGGGCTTAAAGTCAAAGGCAACACTGTGAGCGGATTTCAAAATCTGGCAAATAATACAAAGGTCTATTTATATCTTGAAACAAAGCAAATTCCGGAAAAGACAGGTGCGTACAAAAATAATAAGCTCAACACCTCCATTTCTTCAGCTGAAGGAGAAAATGCTTGTGTTGTTTTAGCTTTCGGAAATAAAGAACAAATTGTCAATGTTCGTTATGGAATTTCTTTTATAAGCGAAGAACAAGCGAAAAAGAACCTTTATCGTGAAATAAAAGATTATGATGTAGATGCAATAGCTCAAGCTGGGAGGGATATTTGGAATAAAGCGTTGGGTAAGATAGATATAAGTGATGAAAATGAAAATAATAAAAAGATATTTTATACTTCTATATACCGTTGTTTTGAGCGTCCAGTGAATATTAGTGAAGATGGATGTTATTACAGTGCATTTGATGGAGCTATACACGAAGATGATGGCAGACCATTTTTTACTGATGATTGGATTTGGGATACTTATCGGGCTAATCATCCATTGCGTGTATTGATCGATCCGGTTTCTGAAACAAATATTATCCGGTCTTATATTAATATGGCCGAACAAATGGGAAATCTATGGATGCCTACTTTCCCCGAAATAACAGGAGACTCGCGCCGAATGAATTCTAATCATGCAGTGGCTACAGTTATTGACGGATATCTTAAGGGTTTAAATGATTTTGATTTAGAAAAGGCATATGAAGCATGTAAAAGAGGTATTCAGGAAAAAACATTAGCGCCTTGGTCGGGCAAGCCTGCCGGTTGGTTAGATGCTTTTTATAAAGAGCATGGATATATTCCTGCTTTAGCAAAAGGCGAAGAAGAAACAGTACCAGAAGTTAATACTTTTGAGAAACGCCAGCCTATTGCTGTTACCCTTGGTACTTCTTATGATGAATGGTGTTTATCACAGATTGCTAAAACATTAAATAAAAAGGCCGACTATGAATACTTTTTGAAATCTTCGTTTAATTATAGAAATGTATTTAATCCAAAAACAAAATTCTTTCATCCGAAAGATAAAGATGGAAATTTTATAGAACCTTTTGATTATCGTTTCTCTGGTGGCATGGGAGCACGTGAATATTATGGCGAGAATAATGGCTGGATATATCGTTGGGACGTTCAGCATAATATTGCAGATCTAATTCATTTGATGGGAGGAGACAAGGCTTTTAATAATGCTTTGGATTCTATGTTTAGCGAACCGTTGGGACGTAGTAAATTTGCTTTTTATGCGCAATTGCCTGATCATACTGGCAATGTTGGTCAATTTTCTATGGCCAATGAACCTAGTTTGCATATTCCTTATTTATATAACTACTCTGGAGAACCTTGGAAAACTCAGAAACGTATTCGTACGCTTATTAAGGAGTGGTTTCGTAATGATTTGATGGGAGTTCCCGGTGATGAAGATGGAGGGGGAATGTCTGCTTTTGTTGTTTTTTCAATGTTGGGATTCTATCCTGTTACTCCGGGACTGCCTGCATATAATATTGGTAGTCCGATGTTTAAAAAAGTTCTGCTGACTTTAGGAAATAAGAAAGTACTTGAAATAGAAGCTATAAATTGTTCTGAAGAAAATAAATATATACAGTCGGCTACTTTGAATGGTAAGAGTTGGGATAAACCCTGGTTTAATCATTCGGATATAGCGAATGGGGGAAAACTGGTACTGATAATGGGCAATAAAGCAAATAAGATATGGGGCAGCTTAAAATCAGGTACTCCTCCTTCTGTTGGCTTGAATAAATGA